Proteins encoded within one genomic window of Elephas maximus indicus isolate mEleMax1 chromosome 21, mEleMax1 primary haplotype, whole genome shotgun sequence:
- the LOC126064629 gene encoding tripartite motif-containing protein 75-like, which produces MDVTAALAGIQAEANCPICLDYFRGPVTIKCGHNFCRSCIEQSWDGRQDRFPCPVCRYPCLQWHLRSNTQLGNIVEIAKLLHITRSKRKREEETRLCKKHNRVLTRFCEEDLEVLCPLCTQLPDHQDHLVRSLEEAASHHRKRLTSYMELLKKQVADFQKLVTSQEREPSELRKKVEKQRKKLFSEFEHLNKFLDREREEALSRLAREEKHIQQKLNANIAAFSEFISTLNNLLKEVAEKSVMSEVKLLTDIQSIQDRCESLNPPVLYSFQLTKEGCSLPPQYSALQKIIQKFKEDVTLDPETAHSNLIVSEDKKSVTFVKKTQRLPPNPKRFKFDPVVLGSEEFSSGRHYWEVEVGEKPEWSVGLCKDSLSRKAKRPPAGQERCWAIQLCNGNYVAQGTFPVTPVITEKPRGIGIYLDYELGKIPFYSLNDRSHIHSFTDRFSEILKPYFCIGRDSLPLTICAVRDYE; this is translated from the coding sequence ATGGACGTCACAGCAGCCCTGGCAGGAATTCAGGCAGAAGCCAACTGCCCCATTTGTCTGGATTACTTTAGAGGCCCCGTTACCATCAAATGTGGGCACAACTTCTGTCGCTCCTGCATCGAGCAGTCCTGGGACGGTCGACAGGACAGGTTCCCTTGCCCTGTGTGCCGCTACCCATGCCTTCAGTGGCACCTCAGGAGCAATACCCAGCTGGGAAATATAGTTGAAATTGCCAAGCTACTCCACATCACCAGGAGcaagaggaagagggaggaagagacacgCTTGTGCAAGAAGCACAATCGGGTACTGACTCGTTTCTGTGAGGAAGACCTGGAAGTCCTGTGTCCCCTGTGCACTCAGCTCCCAGACCACCAGGATCACCTCGTGAGGTCCTTAGAGGAGGCTGCCTCTCATCACAGGAAAAGGCTCACGAGTTACATGGAGCTCCTGAAGAAGCAAGTGGCAGACTTTCAAAAACTAGTAACTTCCCAAGAGAGAGAACCATCAGAGCTGAGAAAGAAGGTGGAAAAGCAGAGGAAAAAATTATTCTCTGAATTTGAGCACCTGAACAAGTTTTTAGACCGTGAGCGTGAAGAAGCCCTTTCCAGGTTAGCTCGTGAAGAGAAGCACATTCAACAGAAACTAAATGCAAACATAGCAGCATTTTCAGAGTTCATTTCCACACTCAACAATCTACTAAAGGAGGTGGCAGAGAAGAGTGTGATGTCAGAAGTGAAACTGCTGACAGATATTCAGAGCATCCAGGATCGTTGTGAAAGCCTCAACCCCCCAGTCCTCTATTCCTTCCAGCTAACGAAGGAAGGATGCAGCCTTCCTCCACAGTATTCGGCTCTGCAGAAAATTATACAGAAATTTAAGGAAGATGTAACCTTGGATCCTGAAACAGCACATTCAAATCTGATTGTCTCTGAAGATAAAAAGTCTGTCACATTTGTGAAGAAAACACAAAGACTTCCTCCTAATCCAAAGAGATTCAAGTTTGACCCAGTTGTCCTGGGTTCTGAAGAGTTCAGTTCTGGTAGACATTACTGGGAGGTGGAAGTGGGTGAGAAGCCTGAATGGTCTGTGGGGCTTTGTAAAGACTCCCTTTCCAGGAAGGCAAAGAGGCCCCCGGCAGGGCAGGAGAGATGCTGGGCAATTCAGCTGTGCAATGGTAACTATGTTGCACAAGGCACTTTTCCAGTCACTCCGGTGATAACAGAAAAACCCAGAGGGATTGGCATTTATCTGGACTATGAACTGGGTAAGATTCCGTTTTACAGTTTGAATGATAGATCTCATATCCATTCTTTCACTGATAGATTTTCTGAAATCCTGAAGCCTTACTTCTGCATTGGGCGTGATTCTCTACCTCTCACAATCTGTGCTGTCAGAGATTATGAATGA